A single window of Sulfitobacter sp. JL08 DNA harbors:
- a CDS encoding YjbF family lipoprotein, with amino-acid sequence MVLVLFHVFMLTACTPGQYVLVDAMLPGDQSVAPPSPRFSQLVRDDAPALQVGIEALDVAGVMRRDAIRDGFETWISQDSATVTLAQGMLVATRGFGGDLMGSDVSMSAALVKDVRAGQATRFHSFLGGNDQVETRSYICTVSSRGWRSLRIGDAAFDTRLMQEDCGNPDQTFINLYWVDPASGDIVQSRQWAGSFIGPLALRMVPK; translated from the coding sequence ATGGTACTTGTACTCTTTCATGTTTTCATGCTGACGGCGTGCACGCCCGGCCAATATGTTTTGGTTGACGCCATGCTGCCCGGCGACCAATCCGTCGCGCCGCCATCGCCACGTTTTTCGCAATTGGTCCGCGATGATGCACCTGCCCTTCAGGTAGGGATTGAAGCGTTGGACGTGGCCGGGGTGATGCGCCGCGATGCCATACGGGACGGATTTGAAACCTGGATCAGCCAGGACAGTGCAACCGTAACGCTGGCCCAGGGGATGCTGGTCGCAACACGCGGCTTTGGTGGCGATTTGATGGGATCGGATGTGTCGATGTCTGCCGCACTTGTTAAAGATGTTCGCGCCGGGCAGGCCACGCGATTTCACAGTTTTCTGGGTGGGAACGATCAGGTCGAAACGCGCAGCTATATTTGCACCGTTTCGTCGCGCGGGTGGCGCAGTTTGCGCATCGGCGATGCCGCATTTGACACCCGTCTGATGCAAGAGGACTGCGGCAATCCGGATCAAACCTTCATCAACCTTTATTGGGTCGATCCCGCGTCCGGTGACATTGTGCAATCCCGTCAATGGGCCGGTTCCTTTATCGGGCCGCTGGCGTTGCGGATGGTTCCAAAATGA
- a CDS encoding YjbH domain-containing protein, translating to MPTARTAQDGIIGIGTAQFRNTGRNTLTFQITPRIQGAFHYSTLNGYDADGGTRYDRSFDIHMLLAEETDARPAIALGLRDFGGTGIYSGEYVVATKEISHGISLTGGIGWGRLATRNSFGSPFAFISDSFKTRPKQGSGGGVQTGQPDFDSWFRGDAAFFGGIHWQATDQWSFAAEYSSDAYLDEAAKGVTQQESPFNLSAQYKWGNGVTLGAYYLYGTEAGVSLSYTLDPALPPIPGGIGPAPPAILPQHHVAAASWNMPEAKTGPREHLTRILAQDGLILHRFHVDAKTARIAVANTRFDAGAQAISRTARAMANTLPPHIAIFEITLITQGIEVTKITIDRTNLGALEFSPDAAWQSYARSRIKDAFGADQGDPVPDLYPIFDAGLGGYLEVAFFDPDNPVRIEFGIEAEAEYSPAPGWFLSGRIRQPVAGNLDNATRVSNSELPPVRSDVFRYAQESDLRLSYLTGEHFSRPAKDVFARMTVGYLEPMFGGVSGEILWNPVNSAFAYGAEINYAVQRDFDMQFGFQDYGVVTGHASTYYDFGNGFLGQLDVGRYLAKDWGATFTLDREFKNGFKLGGFVTLTDVPFDTFGEGSFDKGIRLEIPVSWLTGRPSKDTVSQTIRPVYRDGGARLDVRNRLYDVTRDLRQPALANQCGRFWR from the coding sequence ATGCCAACTGCGCGGACCGCGCAGGATGGGATCATAGGGATAGGTACCGCACAATTTCGCAACACTGGCCGCAATACACTGACGTTTCAGATCACGCCCCGTATTCAGGGGGCGTTTCACTATTCCACGCTGAACGGCTATGATGCCGATGGCGGTACACGATACGATCGCAGCTTTGACATTCACATGCTACTGGCCGAGGAAACCGACGCGCGCCCCGCCATTGCGCTTGGGCTGCGTGATTTTGGCGGAACCGGAATTTACAGCGGTGAATATGTTGTCGCGACCAAGGAAATCAGTCACGGGATCAGCCTGACCGGCGGGATCGGATGGGGACGGTTGGCGACCCGCAACAGTTTCGGATCGCCGTTTGCCTTCATCTCGGACAGCTTCAAAACGCGCCCAAAGCAGGGCAGCGGCGGTGGTGTACAAACCGGGCAGCCGGATTTTGACAGCTGGTTTCGCGGGGATGCCGCGTTCTTCGGAGGCATCCACTGGCAGGCAACGGACCAATGGTCCTTCGCGGCAGAGTATTCAAGCGATGCCTATCTGGACGAAGCGGCAAAAGGGGTGACACAGCAGGAAAGCCCATTCAACCTGAGCGCCCAGTACAAATGGGGCAATGGCGTTACGCTGGGCGCCTATTATTTATACGGAACTGAAGCGGGCGTTTCGCTCAGCTACACACTCGACCCGGCTTTGCCCCCAATCCCCGGTGGCATCGGGCCCGCCCCGCCCGCGATACTGCCACAACACCACGTTGCCGCAGCAAGCTGGAACATGCCCGAAGCCAAGACTGGGCCGCGCGAACACCTGACCCGCATTCTGGCGCAGGACGGTCTGATCCTGCACCGGTTTCACGTAGATGCCAAAACCGCCCGGATCGCGGTTGCAAACACACGCTTTGACGCCGGGGCACAAGCCATCAGCCGCACAGCGCGGGCAATGGCGAACACGCTTCCGCCCCACATCGCCATATTCGAAATCACCCTGATCACCCAAGGCATTGAAGTGACTAAAATCACGATTGACCGGACCAATCTGGGCGCATTGGAATTTTCACCCGATGCCGCGTGGCAATCTTATGCACGCAGCCGGATCAAAGATGCGTTCGGCGCAGATCAGGGCGATCCCGTTCCTGATCTTTACCCGATTTTTGACGCAGGATTGGGCGGGTATCTGGAAGTCGCCTTTTTTGATCCAGACAACCCTGTCCGCATCGAATTCGGGATCGAGGCCGAAGCGGAATACAGCCCAGCGCCGGGGTGGTTTTTGTCAGGCCGTATCCGACAACCGGTTGCCGGAAACCTTGATAACGCAACAAGGGTGTCCAATTCGGAATTGCCCCCTGTGCGATCAGACGTTTTTCGCTATGCGCAAGAATCCGACCTCAGGCTGTCCTATCTGACCGGCGAACATTTTTCCCGCCCGGCCAAGGATGTTTTTGCGCGTATGACGGTCGGGTATCTTGAACCGATGTTTGGTGGTGTTTCCGGTGAAATCCTGTGGAATCCGGTAAACAGCGCTTTTGCCTATGGCGCAGAAATCAATTACGCCGTGCAGCGCGATTTTGATATGCAATTCGGCTTTCAGGATTATGGCGTCGTCACCGGGCATGCATCAACTTATTATGATTTCGGAAACGGATTTCTGGGCCAATTGGACGTGGGCCGCTATCTGGCCAAGGATTGGGGCGCCACGTTCACGCTGGACCGTGAATTCAAGAACGGTTTCAAGCTGGGCGGTTTCGTTACGCTGACCGATGTGCCGTTCGACACCTTCGGCGAAGGATCGTTCGACAAAGGCATACGGCTGGAAATTCCGGTGTCGTGGCTGACCGGGCGGCCGTCAAAAGACACTGTCTCGCAAACCATTCGCCCTGTGTATCGCGATGGCGGTGCGCGGCTGGATGTGCGCAACCGCCTTTATGATGTGACGCGCGACTTACGACAACCGGCTCTTGCAAATCAGTGCGGGCGGTTCTGGCGATGA